CTTAGCTTCTGCTAGTTTACTGTCAGCGGCAGTGAGCAAATCTAGATTCtgcaaaatttaatatacaggactttaaaaaatacaaatgttGAGAGAACTCCTCAATTTTTATGTGCTCTAGGTAATTTCAGAACCTCTGTAATTTGATCTTTTAGCTTCTTTTCTCCATCCCTGTATTGCAATAAAAGCTGTTCCTTCTCCTCCAGCATATTCTGAAGTTGGCCAACTTGTTTCTCCAAAGAATCTACATGCAGATCCCTTTTTTTACTCTCCTGTTGCAAATTAACTATTTCCACTTCTTTTTTCTGTATTTCTGCCTgtaattcatctgtataacagTTGTTCTCTGATTCAATTGATGAAATTTTCATCAATAAATCTTGCTGCaagatatatgaaaatatattcagAACAATCATATGGCATGATAATACAGCATATGTGAGTGAGAACAACTTGCAGACCATTTTATTCTCAGATGATCTAGAACTTTCTGACAATGTGTTGATTTCCTTTTCCATTTTGGAGACCAACGACTCTGTTTCAATCTTCTTTGATATCAGAGCTTCTGCTTCAGTCTCCAACCTCTGAATTTTCTCTTTAGCTACCTGGCATTCCACTGAAAGCTGCACCATAACAGATTCGTGGGATTTCTGAAGTTCAATTATCTTATTCTCCAACCCCTGGTTCACTAACTGTAAAGCATCTTTTTCAGATGTTATGCACAAGAACCCATCATGAAGTTGGTCATATTGCCTTTGAGCCTGCTTACCAGCAAGGTCTCTTTCCTCTTGGATCAACTTATGAAAAGAATCATAAAGGGAGTTCAGCTGATAAAATTTTTCTATGAAAGTCAAACTTTGTTTGTCTAATTCAACCAACTGTCCAGCTGATACATGAAGAAAACCTTCAAGATCTTTTACTTCCTGCAGTGATATAACTAGCTTCTTCTCTAAGACATCCTTGCTCATGTGAAGTTCACCCTTCTCTTTTTCCAACTTATCTTGAGTGACTATCAAAAGTTCAATTTTATCTTCCTTTGATCTTAACTCAAGATGCAACTCTCCTAATTTAGAATTCAAACTCTCTATTTCCAGTTTATTGGCAGCTCCAAACTCTTCAAACTTCATTATCACAGCATCTGCAcgtaagaaaaaaattgtcatggAGGAATGCCTCTCTTAGGAATTATAACTGAAATCAATAACACGttgcaataaaataaaaacaggTACAGAAGCCGCTGAATACATTTATCTTTTCTGCCTCCCTAGATAAGAACTAGTAAATAACgtcaaattttaaatcaaacagcAAGAACGCACATCTTCAAAGGCTAATCCTAGATGCTGAGGGACCAACAAGAAGGCATATACCCCATGCTCATCTTTTACTTGTGCAGCATCAACTAGATCATAATGCATGCAATGTTAGGCATAAAGTTCATATATTCCCTAAATTACAAATCCTAGAATCATATGAAACTGTAATAAAGCAACAAAGTAGTTCTACAAAAATTGGAATCGAAATTTCTCACCTTAGCATCCTCTACCCAcagatataatacaaataaccAGTATGGTAATTAACCAAAGCAAATTATCAGCCTTTCGCAAATCACACGACAGATGAAACCTACAAACTAAGATAAGCAAGATGCTAACCTTTCTCCTCTATGATGTTCGCTGTTCTGCATTGTTCATCTCTGTAAAGCTTATCCTTTTCCTGTCCCTCAATTTTCAGCTCCCTTATTTCCTTCTCGCCTACATGAGAATGTTTACAGAATAGCAAATGAAAGCACggaaaaatcaaaatcttcaACTTCATTTCAAACAGGGATGTAATAAACCACTATTTCCATATCCATAAAACTAGTAATGTTAAACCAGATGTGCGCAATTCAAATTGATCTTCAATATGAAGACTGGAcagttgaaaagaaaaatggaaggtACATCTTACGATCTCTGATTAGTTCCTCTGCAGATCCTAATTTCAGAGATAACCCATCAATATGTTGTTTCAAGATGTCAATAGATTTCATGCTTGCAGATAATTTTTCTTCGAAAAACTCCTTGTCTTTTTCAGctgttgaagaaaataaaaaacaatcacAAACATAATTTACAAGAAAGATGAAATAATTCAGTGACCCGCAAAATACCTACCATTCTGAACTTGACCAGCTAAGTGTTGTAAAGTCTCAGTGAGTTGATCACACAGAGTTTGGGTTGAAGAGAATTTAGACTCCAGTCCTTTCCAGAGCTTCTCATCTTCTTTCTGCTTTACTTTAAGCTTAGCATTCTCATTGAATGCATTCTGCAACTTTTCCTCCAATTCATGGATATGCTCCAGTGATTTCTTTAGTTTAGAGTTCtgcatttattaaattttgattatcaaATTACCATTTAATTTCAAGTCATCTAGGTTTTGCAGacatttgtcaataataaagtCGATATCTAATAAAGTCAAGCGAAAAAACGTATACAATGAAATAagattaattatgtatttatattgtGTAGAAGTAATAAAAACATACGTTGAATTGATGCACAGTAGTACACTGATTCGTATACATCAAttcctttgaaaattttatacaagaagattaaaaaaggATACGCATATTTGTTACCGCCATTTCCAGATCAGTTTTCACCGAAGCTTGCTCTTTGACCAATTTTTCTGCAATCGAACAAAGCAACAACAATAACACATCAAAATTGCTTGAACTACTCGATCTTTCAACAACCAAAAACCATAATTAAGCAATAAAAAAAACCTGCAGTGAGCTTCAAATTCGAGAAACTTCCTGATGTAATTGAATCTGAAGAAGGACGCGAAGAGATAGCGAAGGTCCTAGCGGTTCCAGATAGAGATTTCAGCTGATCCAAGCTCTTAATGCTTTGAAACCCTAGCTTCTGCATTTTCAAAATCGACTGTagattttataaacaaaacctTAAGAATTTGATCTCTGTCTGTCAGTTACTTTCTCTTTCTGAAATTTGGAGTTTTTCAAGTGGAGAGCTAGAAGTGAATTGGGCGCCAAAAAATGGAATTTATAGCTGTAGTGTGATTATCACGTGAGGTAGTTAAACGTTGATGGAATTATTCAGTGCGGTGGACTCTACTGTATTTACAGAATGGATGGACGACGTTCTGAAATCTGTTATTGGCATTTGCTTCAATTCAGATAAATAAGTTGAATTAATATCACaggttaaatttatttttataaaattaattaagtttaatttgatttaaatatttaaattcaaattaaataaataaaattattttataatcgaatctgaatttgaatttattgatttcaagtaatttcttttaaattcgGGTTAATGTCAAATTGGATTTTGTACATTTAGCAGTTTCGAACTTTCGATTGGTATTACCAAAAGATCTTTGAGCCTCAAAACGAAGAAATGAAGTTCTTCAACAAGTCAAGTGCCTCTTTCTTGACTCatcttctcatgtttgatccTTCAGGCATTGACCTAATCTGACTTTCATACTTTAGAAACCTGTTTTTCGTTATGACATGATATTTTCCAGTCATATTCTCTATTACATTGCATGGTTGTAACAGAAATTATTACCAGATAACATATTTCTACTGCCTCATATTTTAACCAGAGAACTTGATACAatcatttattcattattaaatGGCACTTCAAGTTACATTTTGCTAATAAATTCACTAAAAGCTTCCAATGCAGCCACTGACGTCGCTGGAAAGCCATGCTCAAACTTGCCACTTAAAATCTCTGCTCGTTTTTTCATCTCCTCGTCACCCATCACACTCTCAATACCCTTTACTATATCATCTTTCTTAACCATCTCTGATAAATCATCGGCAACTATATAACCAATCTTAAGATGACTCACCACCAACTTGGCATTAAAAAACTGGTCACCCCTGATTGGCCAAGCCAAAAATGGGATCCCACGTCCGATTGCCTCCATCGTTGAATTCCATCCACAATGTGATAAAAATCCACCCGTTGATTCGTGGCTCAGAATCATTAACTGTGGTGCCCAACCGTATATAATCAAACCCCTATTACCGACTCTATCATCTAAACCCTGAGGAATGTGTGCTTCCGACCCAGGTTGTATGACCCAAATGAACGGTCGGGTCGATTCTTCTAACGCACCGGCCAATTGTTGATATTCTTCCGTGGTGGGACCGACTTCACTGCCAAACGCAACGTATGTAACCGATCCATGTGGCTTCGAATCCAGCCACTGGATCACATTCTGATCTGTCAAACTCGACTGGCGCTTTTGTTCTCCTATCTCTCGGTCACGGATCAACGGTTCAGAGGATTTCCAATACTGTTCAGGCAGTAGTGGTCCTACACCCCAAGCTGGCAAACCCATCTGATCGCCTATGTACTTAATAAAGGGACCGTCAATATCATCACACGTGTTGAACATCAATGCGATTGATCCTTCAATTCCTGGAACCCACCGTGGCATATCACCGGGTTTTGGCGGACCACCGGGTTTTCGTTTAAGATCCGAGTAGGTTAATGCCATTTCTTCTGGTAACCCCGGAACGACCCGAGTTTCGCCGGATGTGATATTAGAAGCTTGAATCTTCCACGCGCCCCACTCCATGGCGGCAGCACATGCACCGAAAGTAAAAAGACTGATAACCggtatattgaattttgaaaaaagggCTTTGGTCCAGCCCATTTGGAAATCAACGATTGCGCATAGAGGCGTGGGCAAGTCGGGATTCTCTAAGCAGTTTAGTAGGTGCGTCTCGAGATCCTCAGCACACGGCTGGCGTAGTGGGTCGGATCCAGGCATGGGTCGGCCAGAGGAGGTAAGCTGAACTATTTGGGAGCGGGGCCGTTGCAAGAATGAGGGGGGAATGGCAGAAGCGAAAATAGAAGGAAAAAGGAGGGTAGTATGGTAAATCATGGAAGAAATATGCTTGCAGAGCTCCATGCATGGGTGGAGATGGCCCAACCCATAACCTGCCACCACGCAAATCTGACCTTCCATttttattaggccaaacgactatttcccacccaagctatgctgtaatgacaagtttcccccctttaactatggaaataccaaacacccacccatggtcagttaaaagtaacggggttaagggtaaaattgtcattttctctataatattaaaaaataaactaaaatataatttccttttgcccccctaaagtttgaaaacaaaaatttccccccagcctaagtttaagaaaatggcagtttcaccctagggtttggttttgaaatctccggcgacctctccggctccgttgccgatggcttctccctcccgaagaatcttctccttccggtgatcggtttcctcccatttggaggcccgatcgtcgccgaaaaagcggtgggagacgaagaacttcgtcggggaagacgaagacgaagccgtcgtcttcgtctgggaagacgaagaacttcgtcttccctgacgaagttcttcgtctcccaccgcttttccggcgacgatcgggcctccaaatgggaggaaaccgatcaccggaaggagaggatttttcgggagggagaagccgtcggcaacggagccggagaggtcgccggagatttcaaaaccaaaccctagggtgaaactgccattttcttaaacttaggctggggggaaatttttgttttcaaactttaggggggcaaaaggagataaaattttcaggcgttagggttctgttaaatttaactggccatgggtgggtgtttggtattttcatagttaaaggggggaaatttgtcattacagcataccttgggtgggaaatagtcgtttggcctttttattaatttattgtggAAGACGATGGAGGACACAGAAgagtgtttgagtttgactGATGGATCGGACGAAGCTTGAGTGAGAGACTAAAGAGTGAAGATAATGAAAGCTGAACCGTGAACTCTTTAATTAAAGAGGGAAGGAAATTAACAGATTGTAGTCAAATATTATAACTGACCTTCGGTGTCATCAAATCGTGTTGGCTCATATTACTttaggttttattatttttaaatttaatttcattcaaattaaaatcacattaaaattttttaattttaatctaatttttaaatatttaaattgatttacagtaatataaaattatatattattttcactttttaaaatatattaataatctgaCTAATTACATTGCATTCtataacttaataataaaataaaatatttaaataaaaaataatataaataataacaattatatatattttgtaaagattttaactaatgttgatattgtctttcaatatttctataattttctctaataaattttattaaagtaatattttttaaaaatatttaaattgtatcaGGTTATTTTCGTATGAATCTAAcactatctaatttaattttaaattgtattaaattaattcaaaataaattttatatgaaaaaacttaactctaatttaatttgtttatgttatatcatatcaaattagtAAACCGTGTTAAAAACTGTCTCTGCCatcaaatataatgaaaataaggaCAAGGCAAATAAGGGTGTCTTGATCATTTAATGTACATTAAAAAACGTGgaaatttatagaatttaaaaaaaaaatgggttcTTGTTTCATTCACTCCCACTCTTTAATCTAATGCCTTCcaccattttcatctttttttctcaacttcacacatttttcttagttttcttcatttttccttCAATTGCCTAATAATTCCAGAGTTAGAGGTACACTTCCTGCCCTTGATTTAGAATTCAATGTTATTCATACATTGCACATGCCTCCTACATGGGTATCTaaccatttttattatttacgtAAATGCAAAAACCTAGAGGCAGTTAGATACTACTTCGAAAGGACTGTAATTCGGTGTGTGCAAAATATCAAAAAGCCTTTACATGACATCAAGGTCAAGTTGTAACTATCGCCCTTTAATATTTGTCCAAAAGAATTCTTTCCACACAAGGTTCGTTGAATTCtctaactaatttattaaatattaaaaatttaaactctcacttatagattattaaaattaattagttttataagtaaaatcatcattttattaataatatattaaaaataataaaattttatcttatttttctatttggtttagaaaaataataatttttttcatgattaaactttgaaaaggtACATCTTTTCTTGATAGGTTTAAGGTTTTCCATTGAAATTCCTTCGATGATTGGACTCCTTTCTACCCCTTCTCCAAACAACGtattatctaacatttttgtCTTTAGCAAAAAGAAATTGTTGTTGTCTAGAgactaaaatattattgtaaagaAAGGTCTAGAGAACTGTCATTGTGATCATCAGAGAGAAAGAGGTTGAAGAAATGGAAatctaattgaaaaaaaatataactttttaaaatttaattcaaaaaaattattaattttataaattaaaaaaatgaataaaattttattatttttaatatattatcaattaaataatgaatttattcaTGAACCTAACTGACTCTTAAAATGAGCTCgggtttttaatatttaccaAACATCAATTTGGGGATtcattgggtgggaaaaagtcttttggccttaatattTTTCGTTCTATTTCTATTTCTGCAACATTAACATGGAAACTTTCTCCCTGTCTCAGGGCAAACTAGAACACCGTCTTCCAGATGCAGCTCCAATAGCGCGTGGTGGAATTTCTTCAAGAACTCCTCGGACTCAAGCAACACCGACTCTGGTGCCCCGTGGGGCAGCTGGGAATAACCCGTTGAGCGGGACGCATCAACAAGTGCCTTCCACTCGCTCTTTGGCAACATGTTCTTGAGAAAATCAGGATTGAAATCGATCCGCTTCTCTATGACTTTCTCCGCTTCAATGCGTAGAGGGAAGCCGCTTGTCACTCCTTTGATATTGGATGATAGCATGTTGTAAGTTGATAGCCTCATcttttcctctctctctctctgaagAAGACTCGTGGTGAGCTGGTTTCAGAGCGGCGTAGTGGTGCTGTGTTGCCTCCGCAAGTTTAGTTAGCCCCTGGAGCTTAAGGGTCAAGTAACAATTTCCCACCCGAACTCTGATGAAATAACTTTTCCACACCAAATTTCCACTTCTTCACTTTCGTCAAACCCATGGACTCTATTTCCTTTCCAACTTCTCCTTCCCAAAAACCAGCCTCGTCTTCTAAACTTCAATTCTGTGGGGTTAACCATGAGAATGAGTTTCTAACTTgagttttatttaaactaataatCAACTTTCATTTTATTCTCTCTTCCTCATCCTCCTATAAACAGAGGATAATATGATAATCATGAAATAGAAGAGAACCTACGCTGACCATGCAGTCATGAAACTGCAACTGAATAAGGGCAGGCGCAATAGTTGGGTCACTAAGGAGGAACTTCATTGTCACTACAACTGTAACGATCGACTCAACATTGGCAAAACCGACATTTTACTCTAGAAAATCTGACCTCAAGTGCTCCATGGCAATGACCTGTAAAGTTGACAAAAAAATCGAGCCAAGGGCCAGAGCAAATGCGTCCATTTTAATTGATAGAACAGggaaatacaaatttgatattaaagaaTAAGTCATTAATAGTATCATAAAACTAAACTTCACAATAGAATAAAACATCCCTataggaaaacaaaaaatcttgGTAGAGACTTCATGAATCATATATCCCGGGCTTGCGTAGGTGTCAACGAAATATGTCATCAAGCTGAAATGTTTGGTATCCCTGTTGATTGAGTTTGAGAGATTCTGAAGGTTAAAGTTGTTTGGGTTGTTGAATTGCACCTAGGTACATTCATTCCTAGAGTGGGCAagtggaaaataaaattttcaaattaaaaaggtgaaaagaaATATCATTTCATAAGTTCCATGGCAATTGACGATTGGGTCATTGACATCTGACTAGAGTGGGCTGGGTCTCTGGGCAGACTAATGACTAATATTATTGGTACGCATGGGCAAGTCTGCCAAATCCTAAACTTAAACtgaatttatgaaaattaattaagcgTACAACCATAGTTTTGATTCAAACAACGTGACACAATTGTGGATAATTTAGAGATTAGCATTTTTTGATATTACATTATACTGTCTATCGGAAGCTTAAGGATCCAAAGACAGATCCCATTAGATATGATAAAGTATGACAATCCTTTGAGATAAGAAATCCCTATACTGTTAATGACCTGATAAGAGcgtgtaaatattattttttgtttatttttaaactattaaaattagatGATAAGCCAACACATCAAGTGaacccttaaaattaaatatatatattcgaatttaacaaaagcatattttttgtttaagggGCCCGAAAACTAAGTCTGTATTAAGTTATGAATAATGCTATTTACATATGCACTTTTAGGTACGTAATTAGGTacacaaatgatgtatcattatatgattaaatgattttgaatttaaaataatataattatataacatttaatcacataataatacataatctatatattaaaatatatattcgcatagttttattattagtttattattaatgtCAAGCAACTATATCCAACAAATTCATATTCAATATTCAtgttgattattaaaaaaattcatttaaccATATTAGtcacttatttttatatcaaagttTGGTAGCATGTTTGGTGATCATCTCAAATCTTGT
The sequence above is a segment of the Mangifera indica cultivar Alphonso unplaced genomic scaffold, CATAS_Mindica_2.1 Un_0008, whole genome shotgun sequence genome. Coding sequences within it:
- the LOC123205487 gene encoding synaptonemal complex protein 2-like isoform X2 encodes the protein MQKLGFQSIKSLDQLKSLSGTARTFAISSRPSSDSITSGSFSNLKLTAEKLVKEQASVKTDLEMANSKLKKSLEHIHELEEKLQNAFNENAKLKVKQKEDEKLWKGLESKFSSTQTLCDQLTETLQHLAGQVQNAEKDKEFFEEKLSASMKSIDILKQHIDGLSLKLGSAEELIRDREKEIRELKIEGQEKDKLYRDEQCRTANIIEEKDAVIMKFEEFGAANKLEIESLNSKLGELHLELRSKEDKIELLIVTQDKLEKEKGELHMSKDVLEKKLVISLQEVKDLEGFLHVSAGQLVELDKQSLTFIEKFYQLNSLYDSFHKLIQEERDLAGKQAQRQYDQLHDGFLCITSEKDALQLVNQGLENKIIELQKSHESVMVQLSVECQVAKEKIQRLETEAEALISKKIETESLVSKMEKEINTLSESSRSSENKMQDLLMKISSIESENNCYTDELQAEIQKKEVEIVNLQQESKKRDLHVDSLEKQVGQLQNMLEEKEQLLLQYRDGEKKLKDQITENLDLLTAADSKLAEAKKQYDLMLESKQLELSRHLKEISQRNDQAINDIRRKYEVEKQDIVNMEKEKADRAVEEMETKFDQKLAECKEEAKLQLVHIHEEHAALVIRIQQEHDRKDMNLKAEHNEDLKRIQLQAEIELREKTTSLRNEHEVQMKALRCQHEDECRKLLEELDLQKSKEDRQRALLQLQWRVMSDKPQDDQEVNSKKDYSISSIKMRDTGVGQRISRRSVVRGANEEKGTPFLDGTQTPVSKLLEDVNTGTIMSMPKHHKKVTRHEYEVETSNGRTITKRRKSTVMFEDPRKHKKRNTPKARTPRSIVTGFKGGANPHPSNIGDLFSEGSLNPYADDPYAFD
- the LOC123205487 gene encoding synaptonemal complex protein 2-like isoform X3 encodes the protein MQKLGFQSIKSLDQLKSLSGTARTFAISSRPSSDSITSGSFSNLKLTAEKLVKEQASVKTDLEMANSKLKKSLEHIHELEEKLQNAFNENAKLKVKQKEDEKLWKGLESKFSSTQTLCDQLTETLQHLAGQVQNAEKDKEFFEEKLSASMKSIDILKQHIDGLSLKLGSAEELIRDREKEIRELKIEGQEKDKLYRDEQCRTANIIEEKDAVIMKFEEFGAANKLEIESLNSKLGELHLELRSKEDKIELLIVTQDKLEKEKGELHMSKDVLEKKLVISLQEVKDLEGFLHVSAGQLVELDKQSLTFIEKFYQLNSLYDSFHKLIQEERDLAGKQAQRQYDQLHDGFLCITSEKDALQLVNQGLENKIIELQKSHESVMVQLSVECQVAKEKIQRLETEAEALISKKIETESLVSKMEKEINTLSESSRSSENKMQDLLMKISSIESENNCYTDELQAEIQKKEVEIVNLQQESKKRDLHVDSLEKQVGQLQNMLEEKEQLLLQYRDGEKKLKDQITENLDLLTAADSKLAEAKKQYDLMLESKQLELSRHLKEISQRNDQAINDIRRKYEVEKQDIVNMEKEKVCL
- the LOC123205488 gene encoding UDP-glycosyltransferase 73C4-like, translated to MEGQICVVAGYGLGHLHPCMELCKHISSMIYHTTLLFPSIFASAIPPSFLQRPRSQIVQLTSSGRPMPGSDPLRQPCAEDLETHLLNCLENPDLPTPLCAIVDFQMGWTKALFSKFNIPVISLFTFGACAAAMEWGAWKIQASNITSGETRVVPGLPEEMALTYSDLKRKPGGPPKPGDMPRWVPGIEGSIALMFNTCDDIDGPFIKYIGDQMGLPAWGVGPLLPEQYWKSSEPLIRDREIGEQKRQSSLTDQNVIQWLDSKPHGSVTYVAFGSEVGPTTEEYQQLAGALEESTRPFIWVIQPGSEAHIPQGLDDRVGNRGLIIYGWAPQLMILSHESTGGFLSHCGWNSTMEAIGRGIPFLAWPIRGDQFFNAKLVVSHLKIGYIVADDLSEMVKKDDIVKGIESVMGDEEMKKRAEILSGKFEHGFPATSVAALEAFSEFISKM
- the LOC123205487 gene encoding synaptonemal complex protein 2-like isoform X1, which gives rise to MQKLGFQSIKSLDQLKSLSGTARTFAISSRPSSDSITSGSFSNLKLTAEKLVKEQASVKTDLEMANSKLKKSLEHIHELEEKLQNAFNENAKLKVKQKEDEKLWKGLESKFSSTQTLCDQLTETLQHLAGQVQNAEKDKEFFEEKLSASMKSIDILKQHIDGLSLKLGSAEELIRDREKEIRELKIEGQEKDKLYRDEQCRTANIIEEKDAVIMKFEEFGAANKLEIESLNSKLGELHLELRSKEDKIELLIVTQDKLEKEKGELHMSKDVLEKKLVISLQEVKDLEGFLHVSAGQLVELDKQSLTFIEKFYQLNSLYDSFHKLIQEERDLAGKQAQRQYDQLHDGFLCITSEKDALQLVNQGLENKIIELQKSHESVMVQLSVECQVAKEKIQRLETEAEALISKKIETESLVSKMEKEINTLSESSRSSENKMQDLLMKISSIESENNCYTDELQAEIQKKEVEIVNLQQESKKRDLHVDSLEKQVGQLQNMLEEKEQLLLQYRDGEKKLKDQITENLDLLTAADSKLAEAKKQYDLMLESKQLELSRHLKEISQRNDQAINDIRRKYEVEKQDIVNMEKEKADRAVEEMETKFDQKLAECKEEAKLQLVHIHEEHAALVIRIQQEHDRKDMNLKAEHNEDLKRIQLQAEIELREKTTSLRNEHEVQMKALRCQHEDECRKLLEELDLQKSKEDRQRALLQLQWRVMSDKPQDDQEVNSKKQDYSISSIKMRDTGVGQRISRRSVVRGANEEKGTPFLDGTQTPVSKLLEDVNTGTIMSMPKHHKKVTRHEYEVETSNGRTITKRRKSTVMFEDPRKHKKRNTPKARTPRSIVTGFKGGANPHPSNIGDLFSEGSLNPYADDPYAFD